A section of the Verrucomicrobium sp. GAS474 genome encodes:
- a CDS encoding phosphoribosylaminoimidazolesuccinocarboxamide synthase, whose amino-acid sequence MPNPDPLILESHGIERLRSGKVRDLYAWREELWIVASDRLSAFDVILPSLIPDKGRLLTQLSRHWFELLSDIVPNHVLSYDLPEGIFLPEWEGRLVRARRCRVVPVECIARGYVSGSGWKEYQARGTVGGYVVPQGLLESAQLPYPLFTPSTKADHGHDENIDEAAARNILGDARYEQLRDLTLTLYTKAAAYAAARGIIIADTKFEFGLTPDDQVILIDEALTPDSSRFWPADQYQPGGPQPSFDKQYVRDYLETLDWDKRPPGPFLPQEVIEGTLAKYREALERLTR is encoded by the coding sequence ATGCCCAATCCCGATCCCCTCATCCTCGAATCCCACGGCATCGAACGCCTCCGCAGCGGCAAGGTCCGCGACCTCTACGCGTGGCGCGAGGAACTGTGGATCGTCGCCAGCGACCGCCTCTCGGCCTTCGACGTCATCCTCCCCTCCCTCATCCCCGACAAGGGCCGCCTCCTCACACAGCTCTCCCGCCATTGGTTCGAGCTCCTCTCCGACATCGTCCCGAACCACGTCCTCTCCTACGACCTCCCGGAGGGGATCTTCCTGCCCGAGTGGGAGGGCCGCCTCGTCCGCGCCCGGCGCTGCCGCGTCGTCCCGGTGGAGTGCATCGCCCGCGGCTACGTCTCCGGCTCCGGCTGGAAGGAATATCAGGCGCGCGGCACCGTCGGCGGCTACGTCGTCCCGCAGGGGCTCCTCGAATCGGCGCAGCTTCCCTACCCGCTCTTCACCCCCTCGACGAAGGCCGACCACGGCCACGACGAGAACATCGACGAGGCCGCCGCGCGGAACATCCTCGGCGACGCCCGCTACGAGCAGCTCCGCGACCTCACCCTCACGCTCTACACGAAGGCCGCCGCCTACGCCGCCGCGCGGGGCATCATCATCGCCGACACGAAGTTCGAGTTCGGCCTCACCCCGGACGACCAAGTAATCCTCATCGACGAGGCGCTGACGCCCGACAGCTCCCGCTTCTGGCCCGCCGACCAGTATCAACCGGGCGGCCCGCAGCCGAGCTTCGACAAGCAGTACGTCCGCGATTACCTCGAGACCCTCGACTGGGACAAGCGCCCCCCCGGGCCGTTCCTCCCGCAGGAAGTGATCGAGGGCACCCTCGCAAAGTACCGCGAGGCGCTGGAGCGGCTGACGCGGTAA
- a CDS encoding sigma-54 dependent transcriptional regulator — translation MQFERVIVVDDDPLIRRLIVGHLQKQNLPVLGVVNCQQAIEAQQKEPADLMIIDLLLPDGNGLEVMQAVKKLGPVECIIVTSFGSIESAVDAMKMGAANYLLKPFTLAQFDMALSQLLEQRKLREENDYLKEQLAAETSTGELLYTSTEMAEVEKLIKRVGPTNATVLIEGESGTGKELVARAIHQHSQRANAPYIKVNCAAVPENLLESEFFGHEKGSFTGASSRREGRFELANGGTLLLDEVTEISLGLQAKLLRVLQEKEFERVGGNRTIRVDVRILATTNRDIERSIAAGDFRQDLYFRLNVVPVKLPALRERAGEVEYLLKSFLDRLAKKYNKPTPIVSEEALRQLSEYHWPGNVRELQNYAERAVILAEENRALEFHDFISSRPGGGAGIGAKAGAGAGGAVVGSVGAGVPAPNAVAPVMAEGEVLTVEEMEKRLIGNALKKTKGNRNEAARLLGINVRTLRNKLNQYQQELGLGAELTGEDAE, via the coding sequence ATGCAGTTCGAACGCGTCATCGTTGTCGACGACGATCCCCTGATCCGGCGGCTCATCGTCGGCCATCTGCAGAAACAGAATCTCCCCGTCCTCGGCGTCGTCAACTGCCAGCAGGCCATCGAGGCCCAGCAGAAGGAACCGGCCGACCTGATGATCATCGACCTCCTCCTTCCCGACGGGAACGGGCTGGAGGTGATGCAGGCGGTGAAGAAACTCGGCCCCGTCGAGTGCATCATCGTCACCAGCTTCGGCAGCATCGAGTCGGCCGTCGACGCGATGAAGATGGGAGCGGCCAACTACCTCCTGAAGCCCTTCACCTTGGCCCAGTTCGACATGGCGCTCTCCCAGCTCCTCGAGCAGCGGAAGCTCCGGGAAGAGAACGACTATCTCAAGGAGCAGCTCGCCGCCGAGACCTCGACCGGGGAACTCCTCTACACCAGCACCGAGATGGCCGAGGTCGAGAAGCTGATCAAGCGCGTCGGCCCGACCAACGCCACCGTCCTCATCGAGGGCGAGAGCGGGACGGGGAAGGAACTTGTCGCCCGCGCCATCCACCAGCACAGCCAGCGGGCCAACGCCCCCTACATCAAGGTGAACTGCGCCGCCGTCCCGGAGAACCTCCTGGAGAGCGAGTTCTTCGGCCACGAGAAGGGCTCCTTCACCGGGGCCAGCAGCCGCCGCGAGGGCCGCTTCGAGCTCGCCAACGGCGGGACCCTCCTCCTCGACGAGGTCACCGAGATCTCCCTCGGCCTCCAGGCGAAGCTCCTCCGCGTGCTGCAGGAAAAGGAATTCGAGCGCGTCGGCGGGAACCGGACGATCCGCGTCGACGTCCGCATCCTCGCCACGACGAACCGCGACATCGAGCGGAGCATCGCCGCGGGCGACTTCCGCCAGGATCTCTACTTCCGCCTCAACGTCGTCCCCGTGAAGCTCCCCGCCCTCCGCGAGCGGGCGGGCGAGGTCGAGTACCTGCTGAAGAGCTTCCTCGACCGCCTCGCCAAGAAATACAACAAGCCGACGCCGATCGTCAGCGAGGAGGCCCTCCGCCAGCTTTCCGAATACCACTGGCCGGGCAACGTCCGCGAGCTGCAGAACTACGCCGAGCGCGCCGTCATCCTCGCCGAGGAAAATCGCGCCCTCGAATTCCACGACTTCATCTCCTCCCGCCCCGGCGGCGGCGCCGGGATCGGGGCGAAGGCGGGAGCCGGCGCGGGCGGTGCCGTCGTCGGCTCGGTCGGGGCGGGCGTCCCCGCGCCGAACGCCGTCGCCCCCGTCATGGCCGAGGGCGAAGTCCTGACCGTCGAGGAAATGGAAAAGCGGCTCATCGGCAACGCCCTGAAGAAGACCAAGGGCAACCGGAACGAGGCGGCCCGCCTCCTCGGCATCAATGTCCGCACCCTCCGGAACAAGCTGAACCAATACCAGCAGGAACTCGGCCTCGGCGCGGAACTGACCGGCGAGGACGCGGAGTAA
- a CDS encoding VCBS repeat-containing protein, with protein MLSFLRAPASLLLLPLLLGAALLPLSLRADDAPVKSLIPERSLDEVRSGVQFWASGANTLGEPTGRQGGGPVVDSKGKLTFKMFPPAVRFADIDGDGLLDLVMSDAQGGLWIYYNRGTKTDAKFDAGIPIPIDLGGSPLAFDITPPDAGGLRTFFFGNGLGELFRVRMMENSAIPRFEATQNLDAVAIPTSAKGLWCAYLAPALAQWIPGSENADLLVGDGTYAADNIYYLKNTGSNARPQFAERVLLLRGEGREQLSVCSYDWNGDKKPDLFVGDREGHLLLYLNDTAEGATQPKFKEPIFLKLNGKETGWGSLVRATIGDLDGNGKPVILFSSASDSDVTRTNPVRIARNTGTVAEPKFDKVDAVKIAPPGVATMEPVRWNWLRYYGIPSVPPASSFFVLQSVSAEPAEAAMYEKDFEMPAGTKSKHALKFSFVPQPKGTVSDAYIFEEQAREKNREIPIFELNLYTWKICYIPNGTGFGGSDTDYLMLTPDTNYELHFWAKGDRFDKVTVGVVTKLHNEEGFDVFPPLVTSREINLGSSWSEYRIPLRVRPGDTTKEGMDLRDHKASDLQCRLQWSLHGRGTFYLAEPTVVKK; from the coding sequence ATGCTGTCCTTCCTTCGCGCCCCGGCGTCCCTCCTTCTGCTCCCGCTTCTCCTCGGCGCGGCGCTTCTTCCGCTTTCGCTGCGGGCCGACGACGCGCCCGTCAAGAGCCTGATCCCGGAGCGGAGCCTCGACGAGGTCCGTTCCGGGGTCCAGTTCTGGGCCTCGGGCGCGAACACCCTCGGAGAGCCGACCGGGCGGCAGGGCGGCGGCCCCGTCGTCGACTCGAAGGGAAAGTTGACCTTCAAGATGTTCCCCCCCGCCGTCCGCTTCGCCGATATCGACGGGGACGGCCTCCTCGACCTCGTGATGTCCGACGCCCAGGGCGGTCTCTGGATCTATTACAACCGCGGGACCAAGACCGATGCGAAGTTCGACGCCGGCATCCCGATCCCGATCGACCTCGGCGGCTCTCCCCTCGCGTTCGACATCACCCCGCCCGACGCCGGCGGCCTCCGTACTTTCTTCTTCGGCAACGGATTGGGGGAACTCTTCCGGGTCCGGATGATGGAGAACTCGGCGATCCCCCGCTTCGAGGCGACGCAGAACCTCGACGCCGTCGCCATTCCCACCAGCGCCAAGGGCCTCTGGTGCGCCTACCTCGCCCCCGCCCTCGCGCAGTGGATTCCCGGCTCGGAGAACGCCGACCTCCTCGTCGGCGACGGCACCTACGCCGCCGACAACATCTACTACCTCAAGAACACCGGAAGCAACGCCCGTCCCCAGTTCGCCGAGCGGGTCCTCCTCCTCCGGGGCGAGGGGCGGGAGCAGCTCTCCGTCTGCTCCTATGACTGGAACGGCGACAAGAAGCCCGACCTCTTCGTCGGCGACCGCGAGGGCCACCTCCTCCTCTACCTCAACGACACCGCCGAGGGCGCGACGCAGCCGAAGTTCAAGGAACCGATCTTCCTCAAGCTGAACGGCAAGGAAACCGGCTGGGGCTCCCTCGTCCGCGCGACGATCGGCGACCTCGACGGCAACGGCAAGCCGGTCATCCTCTTCAGCTCGGCCTCCGACTCCGACGTCACCCGGACCAACCCCGTCCGCATCGCCCGCAACACCGGAACCGTCGCCGAGCCGAAGTTCGACAAGGTCGATGCCGTGAAGATCGCCCCTCCCGGCGTCGCCACCATGGAGCCGGTGCGGTGGAACTGGCTCCGGTATTACGGCATTCCCAGCGTCCCGCCCGCCTCGTCGTTCTTCGTCCTCCAGTCGGTGAGCGCCGAACCGGCCGAGGCCGCGATGTACGAGAAGGATTTCGAGATGCCGGCCGGGACGAAATCGAAGCACGCGCTGAAGTTCTCCTTCGTCCCCCAGCCGAAGGGGACCGTCTCCGATGCCTACATCTTCGAGGAACAGGCGCGGGAAAAGAACCGGGAAATCCCCATCTTCGAGCTCAACCTCTACACCTGGAAGATCTGCTACATCCCGAACGGCACCGGCTTCGGCGGGAGCGACACCGATTACCTGATGCTCACCCCCGATACCAACTACGAGCTCCATTTCTGGGCCAAGGGCGACCGCTTCGACAAGGTCACCGTCGGGGTCGTCACCAAGCTCCATAACGAGGAGGGCTTCGACGTCTTTCCCCCCCTCGTCACGAGCCGGGAAATCAACCTCGGGTCGAGCTGGTCCGAATACCGGATTCCGCTCCGGGTCCGCCCCGGCGACACGACGAAGGAAGGAATGGATCTGCGGGACCATAAGGCAAGCGATCTCCAGTGCCGCCTCCAATGGTCGCTCCACGGACGGGGTACTTTTTACCTCGCCGAGCCGACGGTGGTGAAAAAATAG
- a CDS encoding DUF4159 domain-containing protein — protein MSTGLDPHTKPVLADLKAGERKKTWWEKLLRNPYVVVAGLLHLLLLLIFGSSVLFPGGKGPKGDFEASDVSQGPPAAPPPPPAPVTPPTETPPVPTETTPTPHDPISALTNDPSAFTVPVTIAVPTIAPPTTAQQNVAAPSTPRNTNSFASRASAIRATVGTWGEDGKSGPQGKGQNLRAKFSCYLAKASTLNPADYHDVVDGKIVRGPIINLLTMINAWSGNRIQASLTPTPIDLSTDEIFRIKPPFVYFAGFADFVLTEKEVATLRRYLIEGGAVWGDNGLAGYGSRFDIAFRREMKRVIPDPDKQFEPIPLDHPIFKGRDAYYQLDAVPAGMNFRNEALEMLQIDDCIAILYTPNNYTDMMNMAFRPPIKPPGGGNKLDGWQHNIAGDKKGIVSQRQNYMLSNQSSVIFAPYRNWTIDASEKSFQLGTNIVAHLLTRFQEKLNNL, from the coding sequence ATGAGCACCGGACTCGATCCCCACACGAAACCCGTCCTCGCCGACCTCAAGGCGGGCGAGCGGAAGAAGACGTGGTGGGAGAAGCTACTCCGCAATCCCTACGTCGTCGTCGCCGGGCTCCTCCACCTCCTCCTCCTCCTGATCTTCGGCAGCAGCGTCCTCTTCCCCGGCGGCAAGGGGCCGAAGGGCGACTTCGAGGCCTCCGACGTCTCCCAGGGCCCGCCCGCCGCGCCGCCGCCGCCCCCCGCCCCCGTCACCCCGCCGACTGAGACCCCGCCCGTCCCGACCGAGACGACGCCGACCCCCCACGACCCGATCAGCGCCCTCACGAACGACCCGAGCGCCTTCACCGTCCCCGTCACGATCGCCGTCCCGACGATCGCGCCGCCGACCACCGCGCAGCAGAACGTCGCGGCCCCGAGCACGCCGCGGAACACGAACAGCTTCGCCTCCCGCGCCTCGGCGATCCGCGCCACCGTCGGCACGTGGGGCGAGGACGGGAAGAGCGGCCCGCAGGGGAAGGGGCAGAACCTCCGCGCGAAGTTCTCCTGCTACCTCGCGAAGGCCTCGACCCTCAACCCCGCCGACTACCACGACGTCGTCGACGGGAAGATCGTCCGCGGGCCGATCATCAACCTCCTCACGATGATCAACGCGTGGAGCGGCAACCGCATCCAGGCCTCCCTCACGCCGACGCCGATCGACCTCTCGACCGACGAGATCTTCCGGATCAAGCCGCCCTTCGTCTATTTCGCCGGCTTCGCCGACTTCGTCCTCACCGAGAAGGAAGTCGCCACCCTCCGCCGCTACCTCATCGAGGGCGGCGCCGTCTGGGGGGACAACGGCCTCGCCGGGTACGGCTCCCGCTTCGACATCGCCTTCCGCCGGGAGATGAAGCGCGTCATCCCCGACCCCGACAAGCAGTTCGAGCCGATCCCCCTCGACCATCCGATCTTCAAGGGCCGCGACGCCTACTACCAGCTCGACGCCGTCCCGGCGGGGATGAACTTCCGCAACGAGGCCCTGGAGATGCTCCAGATCGACGACTGCATCGCCATCCTCTACACGCCGAACAATTACACCGACATGATGAACATGGCGTTCAGGCCCCCCATCAAGCCGCCCGGCGGGGGGAACAAGCTCGACGGCTGGCAGCACAACATCGCGGGGGACAAGAAGGGGATCGTCAGCCAGCGGCAGAACTACATGCTGTCCAACCAGAGCAGCGTCATCTTCGCCCCCTACCGGAATTGGACCATCGACGCGTCGGAGAAATCGTTCCAGCTCGGGACGAACATCGTCGCCCACCTCCTCACCCGGTTTCAGGAAAAACTCAACAACCTGTGA
- a CDS encoding biopolymer transporter ExbD has product MASGGGEEGEFGLQIAPLLDLLFVLLLFFMVTASQQVKETELGIKLPSQGSSPGTPDTPITLGIDVGGQVSFNQTPIDAPKNHDLPELKQKLSDAIKQFGEKQAVIIAPNPHALEERVIDVLNACSAAGVKNISFGSS; this is encoded by the coding sequence ATGGCGAGCGGCGGCGGCGAGGAAGGCGAGTTCGGGCTGCAGATCGCGCCCCTGCTCGATCTTCTCTTCGTCCTTCTCCTCTTCTTCATGGTCACGGCCTCCCAGCAGGTGAAGGAGACCGAGCTCGGCATCAAGCTCCCCTCCCAGGGGAGCAGCCCCGGGACGCCCGACACCCCGATCACCCTCGGCATCGACGTCGGCGGCCAGGTTTCCTTCAACCAGACGCCGATCGACGCGCCGAAGAACCACGACCTGCCCGAGCTGAAGCAGAAGCTCTCCGACGCGATCAAGCAGTTCGGCGAGAAGCAGGCCGTCATCATCGCCCCCAATCCCCACGCCCTCGAGGAACGGGTCATCGACGTCCTCAACGCCTGCAGCGCCGCCGGGGTGAAGAACATCTCCTTCGGCTCTTCCTAG
- a CDS encoding biopolymer transporter ExbD: MAKLRKKRVNRALQDDGGEPEFQVAPMADLLFVLLVFFMSITTVEVLRTDKNVKLPVAKDSKENKQKGHQVVINVRWDIVAKTGSMYIDDQTVPDTAALTSYLQGKVSADPVLRVLLRADKSVEYAYVADLMRACGQAGISNVTFAVLSGEQPGQQKAQPAGGG; encoded by the coding sequence ATGGCCAAGCTCCGCAAGAAACGGGTGAACCGCGCCCTCCAGGACGACGGCGGCGAGCCCGAGTTCCAGGTCGCGCCGATGGCCGACCTCCTCTTCGTCCTCCTCGTCTTCTTCATGAGCATCACCACGGTCGAAGTCCTCCGGACCGACAAGAACGTGAAGCTCCCCGTCGCGAAGGACAGCAAGGAGAACAAGCAGAAGGGCCACCAGGTCGTCATCAACGTCCGCTGGGACATCGTCGCGAAGACCGGCTCCATGTACATCGACGACCAGACCGTCCCCGACACCGCCGCTCTCACCTCCTACCTGCAGGGGAAGGTCTCGGCCGATCCCGTCCTCCGCGTCCTCCTGCGGGCCGACAAGTCGGTCGAGTACGCCTACGTCGCCGACCTCATGCGGGCCTGCGGCCAGGCCGGGATTTCCAACGTCACCTTCGCGGTGCTGAGCGGCGAACAGCCCGGCCAGCAGAAGGCCCAACCCGCGGGAGGCGGCTAG
- a CDS encoding MotA/TolQ/ExbB proton channel family protein translates to MMNRLSLRHLLFLLVLAVGVVGLLELSAPALHAQEAAATAGDTIAPKAVASDKTLMHVITHSGFAVWICAILSIVVTGFIIEGFLKLRFEALAPKAQLARLQELISYGSYQEAWQFCEENRSFLARVVGVALERIGRGHEAVTHALDEVSSQQAVMLKANMNYLSVIGVVTPMIGLTGTVIGMISAFNSLGASGIGDPSGLAAAIGEVLTSTAAGLIVAIPGFLFFYVFKNKAQTAIMMADFAIYRLFENIPYEHVAGMVVGQPGGGAFENGGEVGGEVVSA, encoded by the coding sequence ATGATGAACCGCCTCTCCCTCCGCCACCTCCTCTTCCTCCTCGTCCTCGCCGTCGGCGTCGTCGGGTTGCTCGAACTCTCCGCTCCCGCCCTCCACGCGCAGGAAGCCGCGGCCACCGCGGGGGACACGATCGCGCCGAAGGCGGTGGCCTCTGACAAGACCCTGATGCACGTCATCACCCACTCCGGCTTCGCCGTCTGGATCTGCGCCATCCTCTCCATCGTCGTCACCGGCTTCATCATCGAGGGCTTCCTGAAGCTCCGCTTCGAGGCCCTCGCCCCGAAGGCCCAGCTCGCCCGCCTCCAGGAGCTGATCAGCTACGGCTCCTATCAGGAAGCCTGGCAGTTCTGCGAGGAGAACCGCTCCTTCCTCGCCCGCGTCGTCGGCGTCGCGCTGGAGCGGATCGGCCGCGGCCACGAGGCCGTCACCCACGCCCTCGACGAGGTCTCCTCCCAGCAGGCCGTCATGCTGAAGGCGAACATGAACTACCTCTCCGTCATCGGCGTCGTCACCCCGATGATCGGGCTGACGGGTACCGTCATCGGCATGATCAGCGCCTTCAACTCCCTCGGCGCGTCGGGCATCGGCGATCCCTCCGGCCTCGCGGCGGCGATCGGCGAGGTGCTGACCTCGACGGCGGCGGGCCTCATCGTCGCCATCCCGGGCTTCCTCTTCTTCTACGTCTTCAAGAACAAGGCGCAGACGGCGATCATGATGGCCGACTTCGCCATCTACCGCCTCTTCGAGAACATCCCCTACGAGCACGTCGCCGGGATGGTCGTCGGCCAGCCCGGCGGCGGCGCCTTCGAGAACGGCGGCGAGGTCGGCGGCGAAGTCGTCTCCGCCTGA
- the lpdA gene encoding dihydrolipoyl dehydrogenase, with product MSYDLVVIGGGPAGYVGAIRAAQLGKKVACVEVERAGGTCLNWGCIPTKALLKSADFYHQAKRAEEFGFKIGKIEFDFAKVMARSRGVSDQMAKGIESLFRSKKVDYLVGRGQITPDKKVIVTAADGTKQTLEAKNILLATGCTPKALPGLKPDGKKIFSSREILAIKEQPKSIIILGAGAIGVEFAHFLNAFGTKVTLVEMMPNILPIEDEEVSRLLGRTFVKNGIEVLTNTKVEKTEVTATGVKITTSSATGEAGTATSTYEADTLLVAIGVQANTEGLFAAGVAPELDRGFLKTNGSYQTSIPGVYGAGDIVGPPWLAHVASHEAVEAVEGIFVPGKKPKKVELFPGCTYCSPQVASIGLTEKKAKEKGLKYKVGKFPYVASGRAVAVGEPEGFVKLIVAEPHGEILGAHIIGSEATELIAELGLAMTLEATVDEIHSTIHAHPTLSEMIAEATLAAQGHPIHI from the coding sequence ATGAGTTACGATCTGGTAGTCATCGGCGGCGGTCCCGCCGGATATGTCGGTGCGATCCGCGCCGCGCAGCTCGGCAAGAAAGTCGCCTGCGTCGAAGTCGAGCGCGCCGGAGGCACCTGCCTCAACTGGGGCTGCATCCCGACGAAGGCCCTCCTGAAGAGCGCCGACTTCTACCACCAGGCGAAGCGGGCCGAGGAATTCGGCTTCAAGATCGGCAAGATCGAGTTCGATTTCGCCAAGGTCATGGCCCGCAGCCGGGGCGTCTCCGACCAGATGGCCAAGGGGATCGAGAGCCTCTTCCGCAGCAAGAAGGTCGACTACCTCGTCGGCCGCGGCCAGATCACCCCCGACAAGAAAGTCATCGTCACCGCCGCCGACGGGACGAAGCAGACCCTCGAGGCGAAGAACATCCTCCTCGCCACCGGCTGCACGCCGAAGGCCCTCCCCGGGCTGAAGCCCGACGGGAAGAAGATCTTCTCCAGCCGCGAGATCCTCGCGATCAAGGAGCAGCCGAAGTCGATCATCATCCTCGGCGCGGGCGCGATCGGCGTCGAGTTCGCCCACTTCCTGAACGCCTTCGGGACGAAGGTCACCCTCGTCGAGATGATGCCGAACATCCTCCCCATCGAGGACGAGGAAGTCTCCCGCCTCCTCGGCCGGACCTTCGTGAAGAACGGCATCGAGGTCCTCACGAACACCAAGGTCGAGAAGACCGAGGTGACGGCGACGGGCGTCAAGATCACCACCTCCTCCGCCACCGGCGAGGCCGGGACGGCGACCTCGACTTACGAGGCCGACACCCTCCTCGTCGCCATCGGCGTCCAGGCGAACACCGAGGGCCTCTTCGCCGCCGGCGTCGCCCCGGAGCTCGACCGCGGCTTCCTCAAGACCAACGGCAGCTACCAGACCTCGATCCCGGGCGTCTACGGCGCGGGCGACATCGTCGGGCCGCCCTGGCTCGCCCACGTCGCCTCCCACGAGGCCGTCGAGGCCGTCGAGGGGATCTTCGTCCCCGGCAAGAAGCCGAAGAAGGTCGAGCTCTTCCCCGGCTGCACCTACTGCAGCCCCCAGGTCGCCAGCATCGGCCTCACCGAGAAGAAGGCGAAGGAAAAGGGCCTCAAGTACAAGGTCGGCAAGTTCCCCTACGTCGCCAGCGGCCGCGCCGTCGCCGTCGGGGAGCCCGAGGGCTTCGTGAAGCTGATCGTCGCCGAGCCGCACGGGGAGATCCTCGGCGCCCACATCATCGGCAGCGAGGCGACCGAGCTCATCGCCGAGCTCGGCCTCGCGATGACGCTCGAGGCAACGGTCGACGAGATCCACTCGACGATCCACGCCCATCCGACGCTGAGCGAGATGATCGCCGAGGCGACCCTCGCCGCCCAGGGCCACCCGATCCACATTTAG
- a CDS encoding lipid-binding SYLF domain-containing protein, translating to MKANFLKLAVLGSLACLCVQFTPGLKAADLEERIHTATAVLAQKQHSSDPIPNDLLAQAKGVAIFDLTKAGIGIGGVGGEGIVVTRRATTLSHFWTAPVAFNIGGGSVGAQLGFTQAKYIVVLNTDDAVQRFLGHGKLEWNATATGTAGSTSATERVTTDELSHREVVIYKEDSEGVFGGATLGGATIKRKNEINRDAYGSGYRQEDLLNGKVKAPKSADRLYQLLDGKA from the coding sequence ATGAAAGCCAACTTTTTGAAGCTTGCCGTCCTCGGCTCCCTTGCCTGCCTCTGCGTCCAATTCACCCCCGGCCTCAAGGCCGCCGACCTGGAGGAGCGGATCCACACCGCCACCGCCGTCCTCGCGCAGAAGCAGCATTCGAGCGACCCGATCCCCAATGACCTCCTCGCCCAGGCGAAGGGCGTCGCCATCTTCGATCTGACCAAGGCCGGGATCGGCATCGGGGGCGTCGGCGGCGAGGGGATCGTCGTCACCCGCCGGGCGACGACCTTGTCCCATTTCTGGACCGCCCCCGTCGCCTTCAACATCGGCGGCGGCAGCGTCGGCGCGCAGCTCGGCTTCACCCAGGCGAAGTACATCGTCGTCCTGAACACCGACGATGCCGTCCAGCGTTTCCTCGGCCACGGCAAGCTCGAGTGGAACGCCACGGCGACCGGGACCGCCGGCTCGACCAGCGCGACGGAGCGGGTCACGACCGACGAGCTCTCCCATCGCGAGGTCGTGATCTACAAGGAAGACAGCGAGGGCGTCTTCGGCGGGGCGACGCTCGGCGGCGCCACGATCAAGCGGAAGAACGAGATCAACCGCGACGCCTACGGCTCCGGCTACCGCCAGGAAGACCTCCTCAACGGCAAGGTCAAGGCCCCGAAGTCGGCCGACCGCCTCTACCAGCTCCTCGACGGGAAGGCGTAA
- a CDS encoding HD domain-containing phosphohydrolase, producing the protein MQPEPDLAALFSGGGSSPSGTPSLPPGAKLAAMPTRPQGGRRRSLFVADDDPGILKVAEVLLGRFYEVTAFSSGEAALAAIEAGARPDVLLSDQRMGALSGTDLIAKVSELLPSTVCAIMTGYGEIREIITGISKGQIHLYISKPWQPGELVQMIRLCFQHRDLLQENRVASGEAEEQGDVLTEIRGDLTGVNRDFFLLHQKARATLIATARVLGTLLSGNGGHYHDNHADAVARISVAVADAIGYRGEARTEIELAALLHDIGKAELREEIRVADPETLRGAALSEYESHVARGVAMLQRINRFGRVWEIVSQHHEQGDGTGFPNRLPLRLILREAQIISLADAYHNLTSRLSPAEWAKRKAGIDLPRSLMDIAERQQQAAPWFATHAHLYDPIVYRAFLDVAASGKVPGFKMIVE; encoded by the coding sequence ATGCAACCCGAACCCGATCTCGCCGCCCTCTTTTCCGGCGGGGGATCGTCGCCATCGGGGACGCCTTCCCTGCCCCCCGGGGCGAAGCTGGCCGCCATGCCGACGCGGCCCCAGGGCGGCCGCCGCCGGAGCCTCTTCGTCGCCGACGACGATCCCGGCATCCTCAAGGTCGCCGAGGTCCTGCTGGGCCGCTTCTACGAGGTCACCGCGTTCAGCTCCGGCGAGGCCGCCCTCGCCGCCATCGAGGCCGGTGCCAGGCCCGACGTCCTCCTGAGCGACCAGCGGATGGGCGCCCTCAGCGGCACCGACCTCATCGCGAAGGTCTCCGAGCTCCTGCCGAGCACCGTCTGCGCCATCATGACCGGCTACGGCGAGATCCGGGAAATCATCACCGGCATCTCCAAGGGCCAGATCCATCTCTACATCTCGAAGCCGTGGCAGCCCGGCGAGCTCGTCCAGATGATCCGGCTCTGCTTCCAGCACCGGGACCTCCTCCAGGAAAACCGCGTCGCCTCCGGCGAGGCCGAGGAACAGGGCGACGTCCTCACCGAGATCCGGGGCGACCTCACCGGCGTCAACCGCGACTTCTTCCTCCTCCACCAGAAAGCCCGCGCCACCCTCATCGCCACCGCCCGCGTCCTCGGCACCCTCCTCTCCGGCAACGGCGGCCACTACCACGACAACCACGCCGACGCCGTCGCCCGCATCTCCGTCGCCGTCGCCGACGCCATCGGCTACCGCGGCGAGGCCCGCACCGAGATCGAGCTCGCCGCCCTCCTCCACGACATCGGCAAGGCCGAGCTCCGCGAGGAAATCCGCGTCGCCGATCCCGAGACCCTCCGCGGGGCCGCCCTCTCCGAGTACGAATCCCACGTCGCCCGGGGCGTCGCGATGCTCCAGCGGATCAACCGCTTCGGCCGCGTCTGGGAGATCGTCTCCCAGCACCACGAGCAGGGGGACGGCACCGGCTTCCCGAACCGCCTCCCCCTCCGCCTCATCCTGCGCGAGGCCCAGATCATCTCCCTCGCCGACGCCTACCACAACCTCACCAGCCGCCTCTCCCCGGCCGAATGGGCGAAGCGCAAGGCCGGGATCGACCTTCCCCGCAGCCTCATGGACATCGCCGAGCGCCAGCAGCAGGCCGCCCCGTGGTTCGCCACCCACGCCCACCTCTACGACCCCATCGTCTACCGCGCCTTCCTCGACGTCGCCGCCTCCGGCAAGGTCCCCGGCTTCAAGATGATCGTCGAGTAG